In Janthinobacterium rivuli, a single genomic region encodes these proteins:
- a CDS encoding MFS transporter, with product MDYRKKVAAIYLLGFFVDLINMFITSVAYPDIGHALHASVAQLAWISTAYILGLTIVIPASAWLAAYYGSKTVFMASLLTFLCASIGAGLAPSIEALIAWRCVQGLGGGLLIPLGQSMTYQLYQPAERPGLSSVIMLVGLLAPALSPALGGVIVDSLSWRWIFYLNVPFAALALLLAACWLRPDPPRAAVPRLDVGGLLAGSTAILLLLLGLTMLGTPDELLAGAGVLALGVVCAWAYVRGALRKSTPLLNLRLASEPLLRIAMLMYLLVPGVFMGVSLLAMLYLQGVLGMSASTAGALMLPWALASFAAISLTGKSYRRVGPQPLFIAGALLQAAGMLMLLRVEAADQLFWLAGAYAVMGFGGGLCSSTAQSTAFLRTPDGQLSQASAVWNINRQLGFCLGVALLSVLLNGLLAAQGIASLDDPAQHLRAAQVFHWCFALAAASCVLPLALCARIDNRAVLDLLLHHGASKK from the coding sequence ATGGACTATCGCAAAAAGGTCGCGGCCATCTATCTGCTGGGGTTCTTCGTCGACCTGATCAACATGTTCATCACCAGCGTCGCCTATCCCGACATCGGCCATGCCCTGCACGCCTCGGTGGCGCAGCTGGCCTGGATCAGCACCGCCTACATCCTCGGCCTGACCATCGTCATCCCGGCCAGCGCCTGGCTGGCTGCCTATTATGGCAGCAAAACCGTGTTCATGGCATCGTTGCTAACTTTTTTATGCGCCAGCATCGGCGCCGGCCTGGCACCCTCGATCGAGGCGCTGATCGCCTGGCGCTGCGTGCAGGGCCTCGGCGGCGGCTTGTTGATCCCGCTGGGGCAAAGCATGACCTACCAGCTGTATCAGCCTGCCGAGCGCCCCGGCCTGTCCTCCGTCATCATGCTGGTGGGCTTGCTGGCGCCCGCCCTGTCGCCCGCGCTGGGCGGCGTCATCGTCGACAGCCTGTCGTGGCGCTGGATTTTTTATTTGAACGTGCCGTTTGCCGCGCTGGCGCTGCTGCTGGCCGCCTGCTGGCTGCGCCCTGATCCGCCACGCGCTGCCGTGCCCCGTCTCGACGTGGGCGGCCTGCTGGCGGGCAGCACAGCCATTCTTTTGCTGTTGCTGGGCTTGACGATGCTGGGCACGCCGGACGAGCTGCTGGCCGGCGCCGGCGTGCTGGCGCTCGGTGTTGTCTGCGCCTGGGCTTACGTGCGCGGCGCTTTGAGAAAATCGACGCCGCTGCTGAACCTGCGCCTGGCAAGTGAGCCGCTGCTGCGCATCGCCATGCTGATGTATCTGCTGGTGCCGGGCGTTTTCATGGGCGTGAGCCTGCTGGCCATGCTGTATCTGCAGGGCGTGCTGGGCATGTCGGCATCGACAGCCGGCGCGCTGATGCTGCCATGGGCGCTGGCCTCGTTTGCGGCCATTTCGCTGACCGGCAAAAGCTACCGCCGCGTGGGTCCGCAACCGCTGTTCATCGCGGGCGCGCTGCTGCAGGCGGCGGGCATGCTGATGCTGCTGCGCGTGGAGGCGGCCGATCAGCTGTTCTGGCTGGCCGGCGCGTATGCCGTGATGGGCTTTGGCGGCGGCTTGTGCAGCAGCACGGCGCAAAGCACGGCCTTTTTGCGCACGCCGGACGGGCAGCTGAGCCAGGCCAGCGCCGTGTGGAATATCAACCGCCAGCTGGGCTTTTGCCTCGGTGTCGCGCTGCTCAGCGTACTGCTCAATGGCTTGCTGGCGGCGCAGGGCATCGCATCGCTGGACGACCCCGCCCAGCACCTGCGTGCGGCGCAGGTTTTCCACTGGTGCTTTGCGCTGGCCGCAGCGTCGTGCGTCCTGCCCCTGGCGCTGTGCGCGCGTATCGACAACCGCGCCGTTCTCGACCTTTTACTACACCATGGAGCAAGCAAAAAATGA
- a CDS encoding SDR family oxidoreductase, producing the protein MRILLTGASGFIGTHVSTALLAEGFQLACTTRRAPPHAHGGKEQRVRLIEADFARDTAKAAWLPRLDDIDVVINCVGIIAEHGAQTFAALHTQAPRALFAACAESEVQLVIQLSALGADAGAVSPYHLSKKAADDFLAGLPLRAVIVQPSLVYGDDGGSARLFRMLASLPVYPRFGRAPQLVQPVHIDDLTDVIVALVRGAGALGGQKTRRVPVVGPQALPFTAYLAALRAAMGLGRLRVAPLPRWLMPPALLLARLLGFAMPDRATLGMLDRGNAADAGLTRRLLGRAPRPVAQFISDARGAAVRAQLDWLLPVLRLSMAIVWIATAIVSAGVYPLEDSYRLLERSGVPPEWAPPLLAGACLFDLLLGVATLTLRPPWRRWLWPLQVLLIVFYTVWIAVFLPEFLWHPYGPLTKNLPMLAALWLLYQLEENPWNT; encoded by the coding sequence ATGCGCATACTGCTGACGGGGGCGAGCGGTTTCATTGGAACGCATGTTTCGACCGCGCTGCTGGCCGAAGGTTTCCAGCTCGCGTGCACGACGCGCCGCGCGCCGCCGCATGCGCACGGCGGCAAGGAGCAGCGCGTGCGCCTGATCGAAGCCGATTTTGCGCGCGACACGGCCAAGGCCGCATGGCTGCCGCGCCTCGACGACATCGACGTCGTCATCAACTGCGTCGGCATCATCGCCGAGCATGGCGCGCAGACGTTCGCGGCCCTGCACACGCAGGCGCCACGCGCCCTGTTCGCCGCCTGCGCCGAGAGCGAGGTGCAGCTGGTGATACAGCTGTCGGCCCTGGGCGCGGACGCAGGCGCCGTCTCGCCCTACCACCTGAGCAAGAAGGCGGCCGACGATTTTCTCGCCGGCTTGCCGCTGCGCGCCGTCATCGTCCAGCCTTCGCTCGTGTATGGCGACGATGGCGGCAGCGCGCGCCTGTTCCGCATGCTGGCCAGCCTGCCCGTGTATCCCCGCTTCGGCCGCGCGCCGCAGCTGGTGCAGCCGGTGCATATCGACGACCTGACCGATGTCATCGTCGCCCTGGTGCGCGGCGCGGGCGCACTAGGCGGCCAGAAGACGCGCCGCGTGCCCGTCGTGGGGCCGCAAGCGCTGCCGTTCACGGCCTACCTGGCGGCCCTGCGCGCGGCCATGGGGCTGGGACGGCTGCGCGTCGCGCCGCTGCCCCGGTGGCTGATGCCGCCCGCGCTGCTGCTGGCCAGGCTGCTGGGCTTTGCCATGCCGGACCGTGCCACCCTGGGCATGCTTGATCGCGGCAATGCCGCCGATGCGGGGCTCACGCGGCGTTTGCTGGGGCGCGCGCCGCGGCCCGTGGCGCAGTTCATCAGCGACGCGCGCGGCGCGGCCGTGCGCGCCCAGCTGGACTGGCTGCTGCCCGTGCTGCGCCTGTCGATGGCCATCGTGTGGATCGCCACGGCCATCGTCTCGGCCGGCGTCTATCCGCTCGAAGACAGCTATCGCCTGCTTGAGCGCAGCGGCGTGCCGCCAGAATGGGCACCGCCGCTACTGGCCGGCGCCTGCCTGTTCGACCTGCTGCTGGGCGTGGCCACCCTGACGCTGCGCCCGCCGTGGCGGCGCTGGCTATGGCCGCTGCAGGTCCTGCTCATCGTGTTCTATACCGTCTGGATCGCCGTGTTCCTGCCGGAATTCCTCTGGCATCCGTACGGGCCCCTGACGAAAAACCTGCCCATGCTGGCGGCTCTGTGGCTGCTGTACCAACTGGAGGAAAATCCATGGAATACCTGA
- a CDS encoding LysR family transcriptional regulator, whose amino-acid sequence MISLDRLGIFIAIVDAGSLTAAAAVLGQSKAVVSFNLKQLEAELGVSLLTRSTRSLALTDVGRRFYEDCQRVLSEAQGAIETARQGHQGLRGTLRLTTTVEYGSRTVIPALIAFAAAHPQLQIQHSSSSSHEDLISGRYDLAIRMGSLNDSSYRAALIEPYAIWPVASPAYLASLPAKGIASLEELQRARWLAHSRLAAPLRWDVQTQDGPAAFTAQDDAAIHSDSASALLGFALGGCGVALLPQWQVEAEVRAGRLRRLLPDVIFPEQGVYAVYPNTQHIAEKVRAFIDFLRAFVGTPD is encoded by the coding sequence ATGATCAGTCTTGACCGTTTAGGCATTTTCATCGCCATCGTCGACGCCGGTTCGCTGACGGCGGCCGCCGCCGTGCTGGGCCAGAGCAAAGCCGTCGTCAGTTTTAATTTGAAACAGCTGGAGGCGGAGCTGGGTGTGTCGCTGCTGACGCGCAGCACGCGCAGCCTGGCGCTGACCGACGTGGGGCGGCGTTTTTACGAGGATTGCCAGCGCGTGCTGAGCGAAGCGCAGGGCGCCATCGAAACGGCGCGCCAAGGCCACCAGGGCTTGCGCGGCACCCTGCGCCTGACCACCACCGTCGAATACGGCAGCCGCACGGTGATTCCCGCGCTGATCGCCTTTGCCGCCGCCCACCCGCAGCTGCAGATCCAGCATTCGTCGTCGTCGTCGCATGAAGACCTGATCTCGGGCCGCTATGACCTGGCCATCCGCATGGGTTCCCTCAACGATTCGAGCTACCGCGCCGCGCTGATCGAGCCGTACGCGATCTGGCCCGTCGCCTCGCCCGCCTACCTGGCCAGCCTGCCTGCCAAGGGCATCGCCAGCCTGGAAGAACTGCAGCGCGCACGCTGGCTGGCGCACAGCCGCCTGGCCGCGCCGCTGCGCTGGGACGTGCAGACACAAGACGGCCCCGCCGCCTTCACGGCGCAGGACGACGCCGCCATCCATTCCGACTCCGCCTCGGCCCTGCTGGGCTTTGCCTTGGGCGGCTGCGGCGTGGCCCTGCTGCCGCAATGGCAGGTGGAGGCGGAAGTGCGCGCGGGACGCCTGCGCCGCCTGCTGCCCGACGTCATCTTCCCGGAGCAGGGCGTGTATGCCGTGTATCCGAACACCCAGCATATCGCGGAAAAGGTACGCGCCTTTATCGACTTTTTGCGCGCCTTCGTGGGCACGCCGGACTGA
- a CDS encoding DUF2938 domain-containing protein has product MQILWLDALAIGVGATAVMDVWAVALKRFWCIPSLNFAMVGRWLGHLPRGTFSHVNIAQATPVRDEAILGWTAHYLIGVLFAAVLLALVGQTWVQQPTFAPALLAGLVSVAAPFCILQPGMGAGLAASKTPHPNAARLRSLMAHTAFGIGLYLAALLWSTIR; this is encoded by the coding sequence ATGCAAATACTCTGGCTTGATGCGCTGGCGATCGGCGTGGGCGCGACGGCGGTGATGGATGTGTGGGCCGTGGCCTTGAAACGCTTTTGGTGCATTCCCTCGCTGAACTTTGCGATGGTGGGGCGCTGGCTCGGCCATTTGCCGCGCGGCACCTTCAGCCATGTCAACATCGCCCAGGCGACGCCCGTGCGCGATGAAGCCATCCTGGGCTGGACGGCTCATTACCTGATCGGCGTGCTGTTTGCGGCCGTGCTGCTGGCGCTGGTGGGACAGACGTGGGTGCAGCAGCCGACGTTCGCGCCGGCCCTGCTGGCGGGCCTGGTGAGCGTGGCCGCGCCATTTTGCATCTTGCAGCCGGGCATGGGCGCCGGCCTGGCCGCCAGCAAGACGCCGCACCCAAACGCCGCCCGCCTGCGCAGCCTGATGGCCCACACGGCGTTCGGCATCGGCCTGTACCTGGCGGCCCTGCTGTGGTCGACTATCCGCTGA
- a CDS encoding manganese catalase family protein — protein sequence MFAHNKRLQYTVRVEQPNPGLANLMLEQFGGPQGELAAACRYFTQALSEDDPGRKDMLFDIATEELSHLEVIGNIVVMLNKGAKGRLAEGVDQAAELYRNITGAGNDSHVTQVLYGGGAPLVNSAGVPWTAAYIDTIGEPTADLRSNIAAEARAKIVYERLINLTDDPGVKEALGFLMTREVAHQKSFEKALYSIEPNFPPGKLPGDPQYADVYFNMSQGPGEERGPWNQGGKWQYISDPRQQMAVDGGTGEAEVKLPQDELATVQQMAARTASNPDADPLTGAELGMRPNGRDGSSSSMPL from the coding sequence ATGTTTGCACACAACAAGCGACTGCAATACACGGTCAGGGTGGAGCAGCCCAATCCCGGGCTGGCCAACCTGATGCTGGAACAATTCGGCGGCCCGCAGGGCGAGCTGGCCGCCGCCTGCCGTTACTTCACGCAAGCCTTGTCGGAGGACGATCCGGGCCGCAAGGACATGCTGTTCGATATCGCCACGGAAGAACTGAGCCACCTGGAAGTGATCGGCAATATCGTCGTCATGCTCAACAAGGGCGCCAAGGGGCGGCTGGCCGAGGGCGTCGACCAGGCGGCGGAGCTGTACCGCAACATCACGGGCGCGGGCAACGACAGCCACGTGACGCAAGTGCTGTACGGCGGCGGCGCCCCGCTGGTCAATTCGGCGGGCGTGCCGTGGACGGCCGCCTACATCGACACCATCGGTGAACCGACGGCCGACCTGCGCTCGAATATCGCCGCCGAGGCGCGTGCCAAGATCGTCTACGAGCGCCTGATCAACCTGACGGATGACCCGGGCGTGAAGGAAGCGCTGGGTTTCCTGATGACGCGCGAAGTGGCGCACCAGAAGTCGTTTGAAAAAGCCCTGTATTCGATCGAGCCCAATTTCCCTCCTGGCAAATTGCCGGGCGATCCGCAGTATGCGGACGTGTATTTCAATATGTCGCAGGGGCCGGGCGAGGAACGGGGACCGTGGAACCAGGGCGGCAAGTGGCAGTACATTTCCGACCCGCGCCAGCAGATGGCCGTCGATGGCGGTACGGGCGAGGCGGAAGTGAAATTGCCGCAGGACGAACTGGCCACGGTGCAGCAAATGGCCGCGCGCACGGCCTCGAATCCCGATGCCGACCCGTTGACGGGCGCGGAACTGGGCATGCGTCCGAACGGCCGCGATGGCAGCAGCTCGTCCATGCCCTTGTAG
- a CDS encoding NAD+ synthase, which yields MLTIALAQLNPTVGDFDANCAAITARMQRASEDGADLLVCPELSLCAYYPGDLFEDAAFLRGMQQALNQLLEASTRWPALVTVIGTARPNPGVGKPLYNALLAMRDGRIVAEYYKQLLPTYGIFDEGRHFEPGPPGACTLDIAGSKVGFMICEDGWNDDGRAYAVNPFDALHAAQPDLIVSINASPSDIGKRAQRHAVFGAACARVNLPLLFVNQVGGQDQLVFDGASFAMSPSQGVQFEAARFVEDFPLLRFAGGRFTRPDGQPFPVPDPDGIPAVEFARRQIVLGLRDYARRCRFTQVVVGCSGGIDSALTLALAVEALGADNVVGITMPSVFSSAGSVTDSVALCANLGIALYTHPIRDIVAQYEIGYAQAFDGKLQGLPLENLQARVRGTILMEYSNAFGALLLTTGNKSEISVGYCTLYGDTNGGLGLLGDLYKTEVFALSRHLNASAGRELIPVAVLDKPPSAELAPGQRDTDSLPPYPVLDEILKWHIEGRRLPAAESAQALTLVDQLRETDEGRILVTRILGMVARNEYKRRQAAPIIRVRSRAFGSGRQLPIAAHYPTGDDA from the coding sequence ATGCTGACCATCGCCCTCGCCCAGCTCAACCCGACCGTGGGCGACTTCGACGCCAATTGTGCCGCCATCACCGCGCGCATGCAGCGCGCCAGCGAGGACGGCGCGGACCTGCTCGTGTGCCCCGAATTGTCGCTGTGCGCGTATTACCCGGGCGACCTGTTCGAGGACGCCGCCTTCCTGCGCGGCATGCAGCAGGCGCTGAACCAGCTGCTGGAAGCGTCCACGCGCTGGCCGGCGCTGGTCACCGTCATCGGCACGGCGCGGCCCAATCCCGGCGTCGGCAAGCCCCTGTACAACGCCCTGCTGGCGATGCGCGACGGGCGCATCGTGGCCGAATACTACAAGCAGCTGCTGCCCACTTACGGCATCTTTGACGAAGGCCGCCATTTCGAACCGGGCCCGCCCGGCGCCTGCACCCTCGATATCGCCGGCAGCAAGGTCGGCTTCATGATTTGCGAGGATGGCTGGAACGACGACGGCCGTGCCTACGCCGTCAATCCCTTCGATGCCCTGCACGCGGCGCAGCCCGATCTGATCGTCAGCATCAACGCCAGCCCGTCCGACATCGGCAAGCGCGCGCAGCGCCACGCCGTGTTTGGCGCCGCCTGCGCGCGCGTGAATCTGCCCCTGCTCTTCGTCAACCAGGTGGGCGGCCAGGACCAGCTCGTGTTCGACGGCGCCTCGTTCGCCATGTCACCGAGCCAGGGAGTGCAATTCGAGGCGGCCCGCTTTGTCGAGGATTTCCCATTGCTGCGTTTTGCCGGCGGCCGTTTTACGCGGCCCGATGGTCAGCCTTTCCCCGTGCCCGACCCGGACGGCATCCCCGCCGTGGAATTTGCGCGGCGCCAGATCGTGCTGGGGTTACGCGACTACGCGCGCCGCTGCCGCTTTACGCAAGTCGTCGTCGGCTGCTCGGGCGGCATCGATTCCGCGCTGACCCTGGCCCTGGCCGTCGAAGCGTTGGGCGCCGACAACGTCGTGGGCATCACCATGCCATCCGTGTTTTCCAGCGCCGGCTCGGTCACCGATTCCGTCGCCCTGTGCGCCAACCTGGGCATCGCCCTCTACACGCATCCGATCCGCGACATCGTGGCGCAATATGAAATCGGGTACGCGCAAGCCTTCGACGGCAAGCTGCAGGGGCTGCCGCTGGAAAACCTGCAGGCGCGTGTGCGCGGCACGATATTGATGGAGTACTCGAATGCCTTCGGCGCCCTGCTGCTCACCACCGGCAACAAGAGCGAAATCTCGGTTGGCTACTGCACCCTGTATGGCGACACGAACGGTGGCCTGGGCCTGCTCGGCGACCTGTATAAAACCGAGGTGTTCGCCCTGTCGCGCCACCTCAACGCCAGCGCCGGGCGCGAACTGATCCCCGTCGCCGTGCTCGATAAACCGCCATCGGCGGAACTGGCGCCGGGCCAGCGCGACACGGACAGCTTGCCGCCGTATCCCGTGCTCGATGAGATTCTCAAATGGCATATCGAGGGACGCCGCTTGCCGGCGGCTGAAAGCGCGCAAGCACTGACCCTGGTCGACCAGCTGCGCGAGACGGACGAGGGAAGGATTCTCGTCACGCGCATCCTCGGCATGGTCGCCCGCAATGAATACAAACGGCGCCAGGCGGCGCCCATCATCCGCGTGCGTTCGCGCGCCTTTGGCAGCGGGCGCCAATTGCCGATCGCCGCCCACTACCCCACCGGAGACGATGCATGA
- a CDS encoding bifunctional nicotinamide-nucleotide adenylyltransferase/Nudix hydroxylase, protein MTLSYSADAAILIGRFQPFHNGHAGLLQKALATAAQVVVVLGSAFHARSPKNPFTWQERAAMIAATLPEAQRARVHYVAVRDYYDDGLWADAVRRAVAGAVPKAQRVTLVACFKDATSYYLHHFPHWQLLNLEIDPGAPIGATAIRNVLFEAEDVDVSLSAVAQLLPAAIGQYVKAWTLLPWYAPLVQEYRAIEAYKARWRAAPYPPIFTTVDALVQTGGHVLLVRRGGYPGKDLWALPGGFLEPRERLLQGALRELAEETQLGVLAPTLVEALVGVAVFDHPDRSQRGRTITHAHYFDLKTRQLPEVTAADDAALAQWVPVAALLAMEEQFFEDHFHILNHFLKLTHEGR, encoded by the coding sequence ATGACCTTATCCTATTCCGCCGACGCGGCCATCCTGATTGGCCGCTTCCAGCCTTTTCACAATGGCCATGCGGGCTTGTTGCAAAAGGCGCTGGCGACGGCCGCGCAAGTGGTGGTGGTGCTCGGCTCGGCCTTCCATGCGCGCAGCCCGAAGAACCCGTTTACGTGGCAGGAACGGGCCGCCATGATTGCCGCGACCTTACCCGAGGCGCAGCGCGCGCGCGTGCATTACGTGGCCGTGCGCGATTACTACGACGATGGCTTGTGGGCCGATGCCGTGCGGCGTGCCGTGGCGGGCGCCGTGCCCAAGGCCCAGCGCGTCACCCTGGTGGCCTGCTTCAAGGACGCCACCAGTTACTACCTGCACCATTTCCCGCACTGGCAATTATTGAATCTGGAGATCGATCCCGGTGCCCCCATCGGTGCGACGGCGATTCGCAACGTGCTGTTCGAGGCGGAAGACGTGGACGTGTCGCTGAGCGCCGTGGCGCAGCTGCTGCCGGCCGCCATCGGCCAGTATGTGAAGGCGTGGACCCTGCTGCCGTGGTACGCGCCGCTGGTGCAGGAATACCGCGCCATCGAAGCCTATAAAGCGCGCTGGCGCGCGGCACCGTATCCGCCCATCTTCACCACCGTCGACGCGCTGGTGCAGACGGGTGGCCACGTGCTGCTCGTGCGCCGTGGCGGCTATCCGGGCAAGGACTTGTGGGCCTTGCCCGGTGGCTTCCTGGAGCCGCGCGAACGCCTGCTGCAGGGCGCCCTGCGCGAGCTGGCGGAAGAAACCCAGCTGGGCGTGCTGGCGCCTACCCTGGTCGAGGCGCTGGTCGGCGTGGCCGTGTTCGACCATCCGGACCGCAGCCAGCGCGGGCGCACCATCACGCATGCGCATTATTTTGACTTGAAGACGCGCCAGTTGCCGGAAGTGACGGCGGCCGACGACGCGGCGCTGGCGCAGTGGGTGCCCGTGGCGGCGCTGCTGGCCATGGAAGAGCAATTCTTCGAAGACCACTTTCACATCCTGAACCACTTCCTCAAGCTCACGCACGAGGGGCGCTGA
- a CDS encoding DUF4440 domain-containing protein, with the protein MTATNPYFDDVLSTHVLIREWLSGEAAAAEKCADLLARFSPDFTMVAPGGMQLDHAGLTRFFQGAGGSRPGLAMRITDLQLIQESAAGATVSYREFQSLPGAENTERWSTVVYEKTPDGALLWRHLHETWAARAD; encoded by the coding sequence ATGACTGCAACGAACCCCTATTTTGACGACGTTTTATCCACGCATGTGCTGATCCGCGAGTGGCTGTCTGGCGAGGCGGCGGCAGCGGAAAAATGCGCCGATTTACTCGCGCGATTTTCGCCCGATTTTACGATGGTCGCGCCGGGCGGGATGCAGCTCGATCACGCTGGATTGACCAGGTTTTTTCAGGGTGCCGGCGGCAGCCGACCGGGCCTCGCCATGCGCATCACGGACTTGCAATTGATCCAGGAAAGCGCCGCTGGCGCCACCGTGTCCTACCGCGAATTCCAGTCGCTGCCGGGCGCGGAAAACACCGAGCGCTGGTCCACCGTCGTGTATGAAAAAACGCCCGATGGCGCTTTGCTGTGGCGCCACCTGCATGAAACGTGGGCCGCGCGGGCGGATTGA
- a CDS encoding ArsR/SmtB family transcription factor — MKNSDIELLTGSAGFAHILGSAPRLRLLEQIAHGEYAVEQLVELTGLSVANTSQHLQQLRRAGFVQARRDGKRVLYRLGSGPIVQLLAALDVYAQHQRSELQALGRGDHVEAITGDELHERMREASITVLDVRPAQEFAAGHLPGAINIPFDDLQRRLGELPANAEIAAYCRGPYCVLSVQAVAALRQHGLQARRLGSGYDDWQAAGLPVVQAA, encoded by the coding sequence ATGAAAAATTCCGATATCGAATTGCTGACCGGTTCCGCCGGGTTTGCCCATATTTTAGGCAGCGCGCCCCGTTTGCGTCTGCTCGAGCAGATCGCGCATGGCGAGTATGCGGTGGAGCAACTGGTGGAGTTGACGGGCCTGTCCGTGGCCAATACCTCCCAGCATTTGCAGCAGTTGCGGCGCGCCGGTTTCGTGCAGGCGCGGCGCGACGGCAAGCGCGTGCTGTACCGGCTGGGCAGCGGCCCCATCGTGCAATTGCTGGCCGCACTGGACGTGTATGCGCAGCACCAGCGCAGCGAGTTGCAGGCGCTGGGCCGGGGCGACCACGTGGAAGCGATCACGGGCGACGAGTTGCACGAGCGCATGCGCGAGGCCAGCATCACCGTGCTCGACGTGCGTCCCGCGCAGGAATTTGCCGCTGGCCACCTGCCCGGTGCGATCAATATTCCTTTTGATGACTTGCAGCGCCGCCTCGGCGAATTGCCCGCGAACGCAGAAATCGCCGCCTACTGCCGTGGCCCGTATTGCGTGCTGTCCGTGCAGGCCGTGGCGGCCCTGCGCCAGCACGGCTTGCAGGCGCGCCGTCTCGGCAGCGGCTACGACGACTGGCAGGCGGCCGGCTTGCCTGTCGTGCAGGCGGCGTAA
- a CDS encoding ClbS/DfsB family four-helix bundle protein — translation MAIPDTKQALLDAINSTYAKLIQELARVPPELSREPVLEGQVAGTRMSVCDLLAYLVGWNELVLHWHAQLRDGKRIEDIAFPAEGFTWNALGKLAQRFYADYAELGMDELLLRLEQAKNQLLALVESHDDAQLYGQPWYTHYTMGRMIQFNTSSPYANARTRLRAWLKTV, via the coding sequence ATGGCGATCCCCGACACTAAGCAGGCACTGCTCGACGCCATCAACAGCACGTATGCGAAGTTGATACAGGAGCTGGCGCGCGTGCCGCCGGAGCTATCGCGCGAACCTGTGCTGGAAGGACAGGTGGCGGGTACGCGCATGAGCGTGTGCGATCTGCTCGCCTATCTGGTGGGGTGGAACGAGCTGGTCTTGCACTGGCACGCGCAGCTGCGCGACGGCAAACGCATCGAGGACATCGCCTTTCCCGCCGAAGGTTTCACGTGGAACGCTCTGGGAAAACTGGCGCAGCGCTTCTATGCCGACTATGCTGAACTGGGCATGGATGAGTTGCTGCTGCGCCTGGAGCAGGCGAAAAACCAGCTGCTGGCGCTGGTCGAAAGTCATGATGACGCGCAATTGTATGGCCAGCCCTGGTACACGCATTACACGATGGGGCGCATGATCCAGTTCAACACGTCGTCGCCGTATGCGAACGCGCGCACGCGCTTGCGGGCCTGGCTCAAGACCGTGTAG
- a CDS encoding DUF2269 family protein — translation MEYLIVKWLHIVSSTLLFGTGIGSAFYMLFASLSRDVRAIAVVSRHVVRADWLFTATTVVFQPLSGFYLAHLAGYPLNSRWIVWSVVLYLVAGACWLPVVWLQMRMRDMAQASARDGVALPAPYWRYLRIWAALGVPAFFALIIVFYLMTAKPA, via the coding sequence ATGGAATACCTGATCGTCAAATGGCTGCACATCGTTTCGTCAACCCTGCTGTTCGGCACCGGCATCGGCTCGGCCTTCTACATGCTGTTCGCCAGCCTGAGCCGCGACGTGCGCGCCATCGCCGTCGTCAGCCGCCACGTAGTGCGCGCCGACTGGCTGTTTACGGCCACCACGGTGGTGTTCCAGCCCCTGAGCGGCTTTTATCTGGCCCACCTGGCCGGTTATCCCTTGAACAGCCGCTGGATCGTCTGGTCCGTGGTGCTGTACCTGGTGGCCGGCGCCTGCTGGCTGCCCGTCGTGTGGCTGCAAATGCGCATGCGCGACATGGCGCAGGCGAGCGCACGCGACGGCGTCGCCTTGCCCGCGCCGTACTGGCGCTACCTGCGCATCTGGGCGGCGCTGGGCGTGCCCGCCTTCTTCGCCCTCATCATCGTGTTTTACCTGATGACGGCCAAGCCGGCCTGA